GAAACTTTAATCAAGCAAATGACTAAGGAAGCTGAAGCGGCACAAATTTATTTGGCATTAGGGGTCTGGGCAGATGATCAGGGGTATGGTGGAGTGGCCAATTTCCTGTATAGACATGCACAGGAAGAGCGTAACCACATGACGAAGATTATGGGGTATATCCTGGAACGGGGTGGCCGGCCAAGAATTGAAGCCATTGCACAACCTCCAGCAGATCCGCAAACGTTGACAGAATGTTTTAACCGCGTTTTCAAACACGAAGTAGATAATACCGAA
The genomic region above belongs to Sphingobacterium zeae and contains:
- a CDS encoding ferritin, which codes for METNRLSKEMQETLIKQMTKEAEAAQIYLALGVWADDQGYGGVANFLYRHAQEERNHMTKIMGYILERGGRPRIEAIAQPPADPQTLTECFNRVFKHEVDNTEAIYNIVNLAMAEKDWATWNFAQWFVKEQIEEEKLALELIDKLKIAGGDRASDESLFALDSSLEAMPDEVTLAREATADDPK